In a genomic window of Ipomoea triloba cultivar NCNSP0323 chromosome 3, ASM357664v1:
- the LOC116014444 gene encoding U-box domain-containing protein 27-like produces the protein MRDDLYISVPSLFRCPISLDVMKSPVSLCTGVTYDRSSIQRWLDSGNNTCPATMQVLHSKDLVPNHTLQRLIQIWSESVQTRRSNSLTREQARHLIHHLKNNFTDDHISKLVVFAKESDENRKFLVTKDFDLVAFLISVLVHHSQNIRIIEKTIPLCIMLLEQLNDKEKLEALPKIGAGNDISPALILALRQGNSKLLRISASKLLDLILAVDSEAKNFFSEIADLYSALSRLLVVDSEWDAESAEAGISCLISLAMLRKNRARLARNGAVGLLGKALSEATEMGATLTEKVLRLLELLSTCKDGRSEICQDEVCLQSIVKKVLKVSTEATEHGVTILWSLCCLFRDHRAQDAVAKSNGMPKILLIMQSNCSPAVRQMAGDLLKVFRVNSKAATCLSSYDTKTIHIMPF, from the coding sequence ATGAGGGACGATCTGTACATAAGTGTGCCCAGCCTTTTCCGGTGCCCCATCTCGCTGGACGTGATGAAATCCCCTGTGAGCCTCTGCACCGGGGTTACGTACGACCGGAGCAGCATCCAACGGTGGTTGGACAGCGGCAACAACACCTGTCCGGCCACCATGCAGGTTCTTCACAGTAAGGATCTGGTCCCTAACCACACCCTCCAACGCCTCATCCAGATCTGGTCCGAATCGGTCCAGACTCGCCGCTCCAACTCGCTCACCCGGGAACAAGCCCGTCACCTCATACACCACCTCAAGAACAACTTTACTGACGATCATATATCCAAACTCGTCGTTTTCGCCAAGGAATCCGATGAAAACCGGAAATTCCTGGTAACCAAGGATTTCGATTTGGTTGCATTCCTCATTTCCGTCCTGGTTCATCACTCTCAAAATATCCGGATAATCGAGAAGACTATCCCGCTTTGTATAATGCTGTTGGAGCAACTTAACGATAAGGAGAAATTAGAAGCGTTGCCCAAAATCGGCGCCGGAAACGACATTTCCCCGGCGCTGATTCTAGCGCTGAGACAAGGGAATTCAAAGCTACTGCGAATATCCGCTTCCAAACTATTAGACCTTATTCTCGCCGTGGATTCCGAAGCTAAAAATTTCTTCTCCGAGATCGCGGATTTGTATTCGGCGTTATCGAGATTGTTAGTAGTGGATTCAGAGTGGGACGCTGAATCCGCAGAAGCGGGGATTTCTTGCTTGATATCGCTAGCAATGCTCCGGAAAAATCGGGCACGGCTGGCCCGAAACGGGGCAGTTGGGCTGCTGGGGAAGGCGTTATCGGAAGCTACAGAAATGGGGGCGACGCTGACGGAGAAAGTTCTGCGGCTGCTGGAATTGCTGTCGACGTGCAAAGACGGGAGATCTGAGATCTGCCAGGACGAGGTTTGCTTACAGTCAATCGTGAAGAAGGTGCTGAAGGTATCGACGGAAGCGACGGAGCACGGCGTCACGATTCTATGGAGCTTGTGCTGCCTGTTCAGAGACCACAGGGCGCAAGACGCGGTGGCCAAGAGCAACGGGATGCCCAAGATTCTACTCATAATGCAAAGCAATTGTTCACCGGCCGTCCGCCAAATGGCCGGAGATTTGCTCAAGGTGTTTAGGGTCAACTCCAAGGCGGCTACGTGTCTCTCCAGCTATGATACCAAGACTATTCACATCATGccattttga